TACCGAAAGAAATTAAGCCGCAAGAGAATCGGGTGGGTTTGGTTCCCGCGGGCGTTCGCGCTCTCACGGAAGTAGGGGCGCACGTTCTGGTGGAAACCGGAGCCGGGACCGGAAGCGGCATCTCCGACGCGGATTACAGGAAAGTAGGCGGAACCGTGGTCGGTAACGCGGGCGAAATTTGGGGGAAGTCCAACCTCATCATCAAAGTGAAAGAGCCGGTGGCGGATGAGTTCGATTTGATCCGCGAGGAACAGGCCATTTATACCTATCTTCATTTGGCCGTCGCGCCGAAGTTGACGGAACTTCTGCTCCGCAAAAAAGTGACATCGATTGGATACGAGACGATTCAGCGACCGGACGGTTCGTTGCCGCTCCTCAAGCCGATGAGCGAAGTCGCCGGGAAAATGTCCGTTCAGATCGGCGCGACTTACTTGCAGCGCGATCACGGCGGAAAGGGCGTGCTGCTCGGGAGCGTGCCGGGAGTGCGGCGCGGACGGGTTGCGATTATCGGCGCCGGCGTCGTCGGGACGAACGCATGCAAAATAGCGGTCGGAATGGGAGCCGATGTCGTCGTCATCGACGTGGACGTCGATCGTCTGGAATATCTCGACGACATCTTCGGCAACCGGATCACGACGCTGAAATCCAATTCCCTCAACATCGAGGAGTCGGTGGTCCGCACGGATCTTCTCGTGGGGGCGGTGCTGATCGCCGGGGCCAAGGCACCGACGCTGGTCAGCCGGTCGATGGTTTCGCGGATGTCCCCCGGATCGGTGATCGTGGATGTGGCGGTGGATCAGGGGGGGTGCGTCGAGACGTCGAAACCGACGACGCACGATCAGCCGACGTATTTGGTGGACGGTGTGGTTCACTATTGTGTTTCGAATATGCCTGGAGCCGTATCCCATTCGTCGACATTCGCACTGACGAACGCGACGCTGTCGTACGCGAAGAAATTCGCGGAACGGGGAATAGAGACCGCCGTAAATGATGATCCCGTTTTGGCGCTCGGCGTGAATACCTACGGAGGAAAGGTCACGCATCCAGCCGTCGCCCAGGCGCTGGGAATTGAATACGCGCCGCTTTCTTTGGTATTAAAAAGACAGGACAATGGAGGCGGATCGCGGGAGAAGGGCCCCGGATCCGCCGCTCGAGGACAGGGGCGCAAAACCCAGAGCGGACGAAAGGTGGCATCCACGTGAAACCGTTTGAGAGCCTCGATTTTTTGCGAATGGACGAACTCTTCAGCGAGGAGGAGCGAATGGTGCGCGATACCGTGCGCGCTTTCGTTCAGGATAAGGTCCTTCCCATCATCAACCGGCACGCTCGCGAGGGGACATTTCCCAGACAGTTGATTCAGCCGATGGCGGAAATCGGCCTCTTGGGGGCAAACTTGAAAGGGTTCGAATGCGCGGGGATGAACGCCGTGGCCTATGGTTTGGCCATGCAGGAATTGGAACGGGGGGACTCGGGATTACGAAGTTTCGCTTCGGTTCAAGGCGGACTTTGCATGTATCCGATCTACACGTACGGCTCCGAGGCGCAGAAGAACAAATGGCTCCCCAAAATGGCGCGCGGCGAGGTGATCGGTTGCTTCGGATTGACCGAACCGGATTTCGGGTCGAACCCTGCGGGTATGATCACG
The Bdellovibrionota bacterium genome window above contains:
- the ald gene encoding alanine dehydrogenase, with protein sequence MIIGLPKEIKPQENRVGLVPAGVRALTEVGAHVLVETGAGTGSGISDADYRKVGGTVVGNAGEIWGKSNLIIKVKEPVADEFDLIREEQAIYTYLHLAVAPKLTELLLRKKVTSIGYETIQRPDGSLPLLKPMSEVAGKMSVQIGATYLQRDHGGKGVLLGSVPGVRRGRVAIIGAGVVGTNACKIAVGMGADVVVIDVDVDRLEYLDDIFGNRITTLKSNSLNIEESVVRTDLLVGAVLIAGAKAPTLVSRSMVSRMSPGSVIVDVAVDQGGCVETSKPTTHDQPTYLVDGVVHYCVSNMPGAVSHSSTFALTNATLSYAKKFAERGIETAVNDDPVLALGVNTYGGKVTHPAVAQALGIEYAPLSLVLKRQDNGGGSREKGPGSAARGQGRKTQSGRKVAST